One stretch of Dethiosulfovibrio peptidovorans DNA includes these proteins:
- a CDS encoding aminotransferase, producing the protein MLKTSESLFTGKIRRLEPSMITKMQALGNRWNALSFTAGQPSSDLYPLEGLQASFARSLGNADLLPYSPYNGGYPKLRQWIVQWMRDDGLVPDWVTEDQVMLIEGAQEGIHLAAEAFIELGDGIVVESPTYTEALCTFRRQGASIFQVAMDDEGIIPHDLERVLSVAGQVKFLYTVVNFQNPSGCTTTDTRKKEILALVRRYGTIILEDDPYRHLRYEGEHQGSYMALAGNGMDVIYLGSFSKIIAPGLRVGWMVTPPKMIQPLVDLQASSNSSLPAVNQYAVWDFMSNQDVNAYLEPLKNVYRERRDALAQALRDECAPLGLEFVTPNGGFFLWGQIPWLDDDLRFARYVVEHEQVALLPGSVFFADPSQGLGTLRFSFAQSSPENSKEGTQRLARAMKAYRDSIK; encoded by the coding sequence ATGCTCAAAACATCGGAATCGTTGTTCACAGGAAAAATCCGCCGTCTGGAACCATCCATGATTACCAAGATGCAGGCCCTGGGCAACCGTTGGAACGCCCTGTCCTTCACCGCCGGGCAACCCAGCTCTGATCTGTACCCTCTGGAAGGGCTCCAGGCCTCCTTTGCCCGGTCTTTAGGCAACGCCGACCTCCTCCCCTACTCTCCGTATAACGGAGGATACCCCAAGCTTCGACAGTGGATCGTCCAATGGATGAGGGACGACGGGCTCGTTCCAGATTGGGTTACCGAGGATCAGGTCATGCTCATTGAAGGCGCCCAGGAGGGAATTCACCTCGCCGCCGAGGCCTTCATCGAACTGGGTGACGGGATCGTCGTCGAGAGCCCCACATATACCGAGGCCTTGTGTACCTTCCGCCGTCAGGGGGCTAGCATCTTCCAGGTAGCCATGGACGACGAGGGGATTATCCCCCACGACCTCGAACGAGTGTTGAGCGTGGCTGGTCAGGTGAAGTTTCTGTATACAGTCGTTAACTTTCAAAACCCATCGGGCTGCACGACAACCGACACTCGCAAGAAAGAGATATTGGCCTTGGTCCGACGCTACGGCACGATCATTCTGGAGGACGACCCTTACCGCCATCTTCGCTACGAGGGGGAACACCAGGGAAGCTACATGGCACTCGCGGGCAACGGCATGGACGTCATCTATCTGGGAAGTTTCTCAAAGATCATCGCCCCGGGCCTTCGAGTGGGGTGGATGGTGACACCACCGAAGATGATCCAGCCTCTTGTGGACCTTCAGGCATCGTCCAACTCAAGCCTGCCAGCGGTCAATCAATACGCAGTGTGGGATTTTATGAGCAACCAGGACGTGAACGCTTATCTGGAACCCCTGAAAAACGTCTATCGAGAGCGTCGGGATGCCCTGGCCCAGGCTCTTCGAGACGAGTGTGCCCCACTGGGGCTTGAGTTCGTCACTCCAAACGGCGGTTTCTTCCTCTGGGGACAGATCCCCTGGCTGGACGACGACCTTCGGTTCGCCAGATACGTCGTGGAACACGAGCAGGTCGCTCTGCTCCCGGGAAGCGTCTTCTTTGCGGATCCGTCTCAGGGGTTGGGCACCCTTCGTTTTTCCTTCGCCCAGTCAAGCCCCGAGAACTCAAAAGAGGGAACCCAGCGCCTGGCACGAGCCATGAAAGCCTACCGGGACAGTATCAAATAA
- a CDS encoding cobalt ECF transporter T component CbiQ — protein sequence MRRSHRSSTWLWTSPRLCLNRICQGSWGVSGISSESSGPSCGVRPGVVFETFLRRVDPRWKILLAMAMSVAVSVTRDLRGSLWLLVYGLILALAAWLPLKTVLLRLVAVNGLLISLWFTLPFTTGGATVLIGPLPLSVEGLVLSAVITLKSSAMVLGLMALLGTSPLHKVLRGMGQLGVPVKLVMLLHFCSRYIHVIREEKRRIQEAATLRGFRPILSRMGIWAVASLVGSLLVKSHDRSVRVHDALVLRGFDGTFPSIQDDSGTAAVDMALFGAIVVIFGGGLLI from the coding sequence CTGCGGAGATCGCACCGGTCAAGCACATGGTTATGGACATCTCCAAGGCTATGTCTAAACCGGATCTGCCAAGGATCCTGGGGGGTATCGGGTATATCATCGGAATCGTCGGGGCCTTCCTGTGGGGTAAGGCCCGGCGTGGTGTTTGAGACCTTTCTCCGTCGAGTCGATCCCCGCTGGAAAATCCTGCTGGCCATGGCCATGTCCGTGGCAGTCTCGGTTACCAGAGATCTCAGGGGGAGCCTATGGCTTCTGGTGTATGGCCTGATCCTGGCTCTTGCGGCTTGGCTCCCCCTTAAGACGGTTCTCCTTCGACTTGTTGCGGTGAACGGGCTTCTCATCTCACTGTGGTTCACCCTGCCTTTTACTACCGGAGGAGCAACCGTCTTGATTGGTCCCTTGCCCCTCTCGGTCGAGGGGTTGGTCCTCTCGGCGGTCATCACCTTGAAAAGCAGTGCTATGGTCCTGGGGCTCATGGCCCTTTTGGGGACAAGCCCTCTGCACAAGGTTCTTCGGGGCATGGGACAGTTGGGCGTCCCCGTCAAGCTTGTCATGCTTCTACATTTTTGCTCCCGGTACATTCACGTTATTCGAGAGGAAAAACGACGAATTCAGGAAGCCGCTACCTTGAGGGGATTTCGTCCGATTCTCTCCCGAATGGGTATATGGGCTGTGGCGTCTCTGGTGGGCTCCCTCCTGGTTAAAAGTCATGATCGCTCCGTTCGGGTTCACGATGCCCTTGTTCTTCGGGGCTTTGACGGAACTTTCCCGTCTATCCAGGACGACTCCGGGACGGCCGCTGTCGATATGGCCCTCTTCGGTGCGATTGTCGTGATATTTGGAGGGGGATTGTTGATATGA
- a CDS encoding Fe(3+) ABC transporter substrate-binding protein, with the protein MKNFRNMCALVAILAVFSPLSAWSADGNTLNIYSARHYDVDKEVYASFEKETGIKINVVEGKGNQLLERLTREKGQSEADLFLSVGAEILYPLKDRGLLGEYSSKTVEKNIPQNYRGKGWMGITSRARIIAYSLDRVDPSTIKTYDDLTAPRWKGKVLVRSSSSSYNVTLLASFIQLYGPEKAAQWAKGIVANFARTPKGNDRAQAKAIVAGEGDLAIMNSYYYIKMLRSSDQAEAAVPGKIGLIFPKNTHLNLSVAAMVAGAKNRDNAVKFLEYLSSEPVQRLYAEANGEFPLNPAVALPKVQASWGSFSTQKVDFENLGKFSAEAAMIFDKAGWK; encoded by the coding sequence ATGAAGAACTTTAGAAATATGTGCGCCCTTGTAGCCATTCTGGCCGTTTTTTCGCCTCTGAGTGCGTGGAGTGCCGACGGGAACACCCTGAACATATACTCGGCACGACACTACGATGTGGACAAAGAGGTCTATGCGTCTTTCGAAAAAGAGACAGGAATAAAGATCAACGTGGTCGAGGGCAAAGGGAATCAGCTCCTGGAGCGTCTTACCAGGGAGAAGGGGCAGTCCGAGGCTGATCTGTTCCTCTCTGTGGGGGCCGAGATCCTCTATCCCCTGAAGGATCGGGGGCTTCTGGGCGAGTATAGCTCAAAAACCGTGGAGAAAAACATCCCTCAAAACTACCGTGGCAAGGGCTGGATGGGCATCACATCCCGAGCCCGGATTATCGCCTACAGCCTGGATCGGGTGGACCCGTCGACCATCAAAACGTACGATGATCTGACCGCTCCTCGCTGGAAGGGCAAGGTTTTGGTCCGGAGCTCCTCCTCGTCCTATAACGTCACCCTTCTTGCCTCGTTTATCCAGCTCTACGGTCCTGAGAAAGCCGCTCAGTGGGCCAAGGGCATAGTGGCAAACTTCGCCAGAACCCCTAAGGGCAACGATCGGGCCCAGGCCAAGGCAATAGTGGCCGGTGAGGGCGATCTGGCTATCATGAACTCTTATTATTACATCAAGATGCTTCGTTCTTCTGACCAGGCCGAGGCGGCGGTTCCCGGAAAGATCGGGCTGATCTTCCCGAAGAACACCCATCTGAACCTGAGTGTGGCTGCCATGGTGGCCGGTGCTAAAAACCGGGATAACGCCGTGAAGTTCCTGGAGTACCTCTCCAGTGAGCCCGTGCAGAGGCTTTATGCCGAAGCCAACGGTGAGTTCCCCCTGAACCCGGCCGTTGCTCTTCCGAAAGTTCAGGCCTCATGGGGCTCTTTCTCCACTCAGAAAGTAGACTTCGAGAATCTGGGCAAGTTCTCCGCAGAGGCTGCAATGATCTTTGATAAGGCAGGATGGAAATAA
- a CDS encoding nickel ABC transporter ATP-binding protein, translated as MKTLELQDADIGYGATPVLRDISLRLTVTDRLFLKGPNGAGKTTLFRTLVGLLPLQSGSILLDGEPVESAKDWRTLRRQVGLVFQDPDDQLFCPTLLDDVAFGPLNMGLPRSQVKERSHRVLESLGMDHLAEKPPHILSGGQKKLGSLGTVLSMNPAFLLLDEPSAGLDVAATQRLIQALGDFPGGFLVSSHDADFLNLVVSSGLEVRDGTILDERPIKAP; from the coding sequence ATGAAAACGCTGGAGCTTCAGGACGCTGACATCGGATATGGTGCGACTCCGGTTCTCAGAGACATCTCCCTTCGCCTTACCGTAACTGATCGTCTGTTCCTCAAGGGACCCAATGGGGCGGGAAAAACCACATTGTTTCGGACCCTGGTTGGTCTTCTGCCTCTCCAGAGTGGAAGCATCCTTCTGGACGGCGAGCCTGTCGAATCTGCTAAGGATTGGAGAACTCTTCGCCGTCAGGTTGGGCTCGTTTTTCAGGATCCGGATGACCAGCTTTTCTGTCCGACCCTGTTGGATGATGTGGCCTTCGGGCCTCTCAATATGGGGCTCCCCCGGTCTCAGGTAAAAGAACGATCCCACAGGGTTCTGGAGTCTCTGGGCATGGATCACCTGGCCGAAAAGCCACCTCATATCCTCTCAGGAGGTCAGAAAAAACTGGGATCTCTGGGCACTGTCCTGTCCATGAACCCGGCCTTTCTCCTCTTAGACGAGCCATCGGCCGGTCTGGACGTTGCGGCGACTCAGCGTCTTATCCAGGCTCTGGGAGACTTCCCCGGCGGATTTTTGGTCTCCTCCCACGATGCGGACTTCCTTAACTTGGTGGTCTCCTCGGGACTGGAGGTCAGAGATGGCACCATTTTGGATGAACGCCCCATTAAAGCACCGTAA
- a CDS encoding acetyl-CoA hydrolase translates to MSDLFDQVRDRIRCPALRSRLMAPEEATLYIQEGNVVGCSGFTPAGYPKAVPSAMADRALAGGPKNLTLWTGASVAPELDGRLAEAGAIAYRFPYQTGKAIRGSINAGQVGFQDMHLSMTPQNLRYGFYGNMDVAIIEVCAITEEGHLVPTTSVGNSPSFVAAADRVIVEVNVTQPQDLEGIHDVFIPAEPPFRKPLHVLEVNDRIGTPYIPCPIEKIVAVSPCDVPDHLNAMKAPDSVSQAMADNLLDFLSMEVKAGTVPPGLLPIQAGVGNVANAVIGGLVDWPTDDLRIYTEVIQDSMLDLLERGKVCQMSGTAFTNSPEGAKQLRHRLEEIRKKAVLRPQEISNHPEIIRRLGLIAVNTALEVDLYGHVNSTVAMGSRMINGIGGSGDFARNAFLSVFLCPSVTDEGRISRIVPFCSHVDHTEHDVDVVVTEHGVADLRGLIPRERSCLMIDRCAHPDYRPLLRDYLRIAERRGGHEPHDLASAFDWHLRYMDHENMLL, encoded by the coding sequence ATGAGCGATTTGTTCGACCAGGTACGAGATCGAATCCGATGCCCTGCCCTAAGGTCCAGATTGATGGCGCCGGAGGAAGCGACCCTCTATATTCAGGAGGGGAACGTCGTGGGGTGTAGTGGCTTTACCCCAGCGGGTTACCCCAAGGCAGTCCCCTCGGCCATGGCCGACCGAGCTCTGGCCGGAGGCCCCAAAAACCTCACCCTCTGGACAGGTGCGTCTGTCGCCCCCGAGCTGGACGGACGTCTTGCCGAGGCGGGAGCCATCGCCTATCGTTTCCCTTACCAAACAGGTAAGGCCATCCGAGGCTCCATCAACGCTGGTCAGGTGGGCTTTCAGGATATGCATCTGTCCATGACGCCCCAAAACCTCCGCTACGGTTTTTACGGCAATATGGATGTCGCCATCATCGAAGTCTGTGCCATCACGGAAGAAGGGCATCTTGTTCCCACCACGTCCGTGGGGAACTCGCCCAGTTTTGTCGCTGCTGCTGATCGGGTTATCGTGGAGGTAAACGTTACCCAGCCCCAGGATTTAGAGGGTATTCATGATGTTTTTATCCCTGCAGAACCCCCCTTCCGAAAGCCGCTCCATGTCTTGGAAGTCAACGACCGAATTGGCACGCCCTACATCCCGTGTCCCATAGAAAAAATCGTGGCGGTCTCTCCTTGTGATGTGCCAGACCACCTGAATGCCATGAAAGCTCCAGATTCTGTCTCTCAGGCCATGGCGGACAATCTGTTGGATTTTTTGTCCATGGAGGTCAAAGCCGGTACCGTTCCTCCCGGTTTGCTTCCCATCCAGGCTGGGGTAGGCAATGTGGCTAACGCCGTTATCGGTGGCTTGGTTGATTGGCCCACCGACGATCTTCGAATATACACTGAGGTCATACAGGATTCTATGCTCGATCTTTTGGAACGGGGCAAGGTTTGCCAGATGTCGGGAACGGCCTTTACCAACTCCCCTGAGGGAGCGAAGCAGCTGCGTCATCGGCTTGAGGAAATACGCAAAAAAGCGGTACTCCGTCCCCAGGAAATCAGCAACCACCCGGAGATCATCCGTCGCTTAGGTCTCATCGCCGTGAACACGGCGCTTGAAGTGGACCTCTACGGTCACGTTAACTCCACGGTGGCCATGGGAAGCCGGATGATCAACGGTATAGGCGGCTCGGGAGACTTTGCGAGAAATGCCTTCTTGAGCGTTTTTCTCTGCCCCTCGGTCACCGATGAAGGACGGATATCCCGGATCGTTCCGTTTTGTTCCCACGTGGATCACACGGAGCACGACGTGGACGTGGTGGTGACCGAACACGGTGTCGCCGACCTCAGAGGACTCATACCGAGGGAACGAAGTTGTCTCATGATCGATCGATGTGCTCATCCAGACTATCGGCCTCTCCTTCGAGACTACCTACGAATAGCAGAGCGGCGGGGAGGCCATGAGCCCCACGATCTGGCTTCAGCCTTCGATTGGCATCTTCGATACATGGACCATGAAAACATGCTTCTCTAA
- a CDS encoding GrdX protein produces MMIVVTNNENVQAIVPSVDWVEGTPLDVITRVETLLQQGYRLVTSPLSANNRLNRSPYRSVIMSSTSTWNGDDLALLQRARSLIERQGMVSDKSAEADYRWLDAELTRVAWGQSSYGDMENK; encoded by the coding sequence ATGATGATCGTGGTGACCAACAACGAGAACGTACAAGCTATCGTCCCGTCGGTGGACTGGGTCGAGGGCACCCCCTTGGACGTAATCACCCGAGTGGAAACTCTGCTCCAACAGGGCTATAGACTGGTCACCAGTCCACTTTCAGCCAACAACAGATTAAACCGATCACCCTATCGCTCGGTGATCATGAGCTCCACCTCTACCTGGAACGGAGACGACTTGGCCCTTCTGCAACGAGCCCGCTCGCTTATAGAACGTCAAGGGATGGTCTCGGACAAGAGCGCCGAGGCTGATTATCGGTGGCTTGACGCCGAATTAACCCGCGTGGCCTGGGGACAAAGTTCATACGGGGACATGGAGAACAAGTGA
- a CDS encoding glycine/betaine/sarcosine/D-proline family reductase selenoprotein B has translation MTYRIVHYINQFYAGIGGEEQAHVGPESRDGAVGPGMALAQAMGSDAQIVGTVICGDSYYGENMDQARKAVLDMIAAFKPDGVVAGPGFFAGRYGVACGDVCASVEETLKIPTVTALYPENPGAEMYAPKTYIVKSSDSARGMKDAVEKMATLILKRVKGEAMGSADEEGYLSRGARKVFFHEKTGAQRAVDMLLKKMKGEPFQTEYEMPVFKKIAPSAPVKDLKKATIALITSGGIVPKGNPDKIRVSSAESYGRYDITGIDDLNAENYESIHGGYDTTWANENPDVVLPLDAMRQLEKEGVIGKLHKYVYCTTGTGTAVAHAERFGQEIGEELKEAGVDAVILTSTUGSCTRCGASMSREIEKLADIPVVQMATIVPIMLTVGANRIVPGVAIPHPLGAPDLGPEGDLKTRKKLLTKAFEAMTTAISEQTVFKAF, from the coding sequence ATGACATACAGAATTGTCCATTACATAAATCAATTCTACGCTGGAATCGGCGGAGAGGAGCAAGCTCATGTAGGCCCCGAGTCCCGGGACGGAGCCGTCGGCCCCGGGATGGCACTGGCTCAGGCTATGGGGAGTGATGCCCAGATCGTGGGCACGGTAATCTGCGGCGACAGCTACTACGGCGAGAACATGGATCAGGCTCGAAAGGCAGTCTTGGACATGATTGCCGCTTTCAAACCTGACGGAGTGGTGGCTGGACCGGGCTTTTTCGCCGGTCGGTACGGTGTTGCCTGTGGCGATGTCTGTGCCTCCGTGGAGGAGACCCTTAAGATCCCTACGGTAACTGCGCTGTATCCCGAGAACCCAGGTGCCGAGATGTACGCACCCAAGACCTACATCGTCAAGTCCTCAGACAGCGCTCGCGGCATGAAAGACGCCGTCGAAAAAATGGCGACCCTGATCTTAAAGAGAGTCAAGGGAGAGGCTATGGGTTCCGCTGACGAGGAAGGCTACCTCTCCAGAGGCGCCCGAAAGGTCTTCTTCCACGAGAAAACCGGAGCTCAGCGAGCCGTGGATATGTTGCTGAAAAAGATGAAAGGCGAGCCCTTCCAAACCGAGTACGAGATGCCAGTTTTCAAGAAAATCGCCCCCTCGGCGCCCGTCAAGGACCTGAAGAAGGCCACTATAGCCTTGATTACCTCGGGTGGGATCGTCCCCAAGGGGAATCCCGACAAGATCCGGGTCTCCTCCGCCGAAAGTTACGGCCGGTATGACATCACCGGAATAGACGACCTGAACGCCGAGAACTACGAATCCATCCACGGCGGCTATGACACCACCTGGGCAAACGAAAATCCCGACGTGGTTCTGCCTCTTGATGCCATGCGCCAGCTTGAAAAAGAAGGCGTCATCGGCAAGCTCCACAAATACGTCTACTGCACCACGGGAACCGGTACCGCCGTGGCACATGCCGAGAGGTTTGGCCAGGAGATCGGCGAAGAGCTGAAGGAAGCTGGAGTCGACGCCGTTATATTGACCTCCACCTGAGGCTCCTGCACTCGATGCGGTGCATCGATGTCTCGTGAGATTGAAAAACTGGCCGATATTCCCGTAGTCCAGATGGCTACAATCGTACCCATCATGTTGACCGTGGGTGCCAACCGGATCGTCCCGGGCGTGGCCATCCCCCATCCCCTTGGAGCCCCCGACCTGGGGCCTGAGGGGGACTTAAAGACCAGGAAAAAACTGCTCACAAAGGCCTTTGAAGCTATGACAACGGCCATTTCAGAGCAAACAGTGTTCAAAGCCTTCTAA
- a CDS encoding ECF transporter S component has translation MEAVSYATRTRQMVWTALLSALAALLMYLDMAVPLFPSFLKMDLSDVPALIGAFIWGPGAGILIEAIKNGINTFTTTSAGIGQVANFIMGSALVLPAGFVYRRWHTKKGAVAGLILGTLSMAVIAAVANTWFLLPFYSRFIPLDKIVAMSHAVIPAITDLRSLVLYGVVPFNIFKGIIVSLATFALYKRISVLLSR, from the coding sequence ATGGAAGCTGTTTCCTATGCCACTCGTACCAGACAGATGGTCTGGACCGCCCTTTTGTCGGCCTTGGCAGCGCTCCTCATGTATCTTGACATGGCGGTGCCCCTGTTCCCTTCCTTCCTTAAGATGGATCTGTCCGACGTTCCCGCTCTCATCGGTGCCTTCATCTGGGGGCCGGGAGCTGGCATTCTTATCGAAGCTATCAAAAATGGCATCAACACCTTTACCACCACATCGGCGGGCATCGGCCAGGTGGCCAACTTCATCATGGGCTCAGCCCTCGTCCTTCCTGCGGGGTTTGTCTACCGGCGCTGGCACACAAAAAAAGGTGCTGTCGCTGGCCTGATTCTGGGGACGTTGTCCATGGCCGTCATAGCGGCTGTCGCGAACACATGGTTTCTCTTACCCTTCTACTCCCGCTTTATCCCTCTGGATAAAATCGTTGCCATGTCTCATGCCGTGATCCCAGCCATCACCGATCTGAGGAGCTTGGTTCTCTATGGAGTGGTGCCCTTTAATATATTCAAGGGTATCATCGTTTCTCTGGCGACTTTTGCACTCTACAAGCGAATCAGTGTTCTCCTCTCTCGGTAG
- a CDS encoding branched-chain amino acid transporter — protein sequence MAKSIGHHGERSMTRPILVALGMALVTAIPRVIPMIFLGGRKLHPFWDDFFRSVPYAVLGALIVPDVFIATGERLSSVAGAAAAVFLAWRGLNPTAVVFGAIAASALVTVLKGGV from the coding sequence ATGGCGAAGAGCATCGGACACCACGGGGAGCGCTCCATGACTCGGCCGATTCTCGTGGCGTTGGGTATGGCTCTGGTCACCGCCATACCTCGCGTGATCCCCATGATCTTTTTGGGAGGCCGCAAGCTCCACCCCTTCTGGGACGATTTTTTTCGCTCCGTCCCCTACGCTGTTTTAGGCGCCTTAATTGTGCCGGATGTCTTCATCGCTACGGGGGAGCGTCTGAGCTCCGTTGCAGGTGCCGCCGCGGCAGTTTTTCTGGCCTGGCGGGGCTTGAACCCCACTGCGGTTGTCTTCGGCGCCATCGCCGCCTCGGCCCTGGTTACCGTCCTGAAGGGCGGAGTATAG
- a CDS encoding peptidase M20, which translates to MTSLAKRVSELALFNENYIIEIRERIHRYPELSFKEYETSRLIRDELNKMGIGYVNSPVENGVIAEIDSDKPGNFLMLRADMDALPIQEDVDVSYKSKIDGVMHACGHDIHVANLLAVGKILKELKGEWTGKVKLVFQPGEENGGGGREMIRNGLMDELPDACFAIHVLNKKLGVVVAGSKNLTAYSDAFYITVKGKTAHSSAPEDGVDAIGIAAQIISTLNTIVAKNINPLESSTLNVGKIVGGTAPNIIAGEVKMELMMRNKTQKARDIFAERIETICRETASMMGGECEIKRRYGYDSVYNDEGLTGFVVDTIMSNADELYKNLDISETNVNELILAGNQFSMKSEDFGFYSQNTPSTMIWVGVGEGPVMHNSRFHVDSENIIFITKLMTIVALEYLRTPLKNLIMAE; encoded by the coding sequence ATGACTAGTTTGGCAAAGAGGGTTTCCGAACTTGCTTTGTTCAATGAGAATTACATAATAGAGATCCGTGAAAGAATACACAGATATCCTGAGTTATCGTTCAAAGAATACGAGACGAGCCGTCTTATCAGAGATGAGCTGAACAAAATGGGAATTGGCTATGTGAATAGTCCTGTCGAAAATGGGGTTATTGCGGAGATTGACAGCGACAAACCAGGAAATTTTTTGATGTTAAGGGCAGATATGGACGCATTGCCTATTCAAGAGGATGTTGATGTGTCATACAAATCCAAGATTGACGGCGTCATGCATGCGTGCGGGCACGATATTCATGTCGCAAATCTTCTGGCAGTTGGTAAAATCCTGAAAGAATTGAAGGGGGAATGGACGGGTAAGGTTAAGCTTGTATTTCAGCCGGGGGAGGAAAATGGCGGTGGAGGCCGAGAGATGATCAGAAACGGACTGATGGATGAGCTTCCGGACGCATGTTTTGCAATACATGTCCTAAATAAAAAACTAGGCGTTGTTGTGGCAGGTTCTAAAAATCTCACAGCTTATTCAGATGCGTTCTATATTACGGTTAAGGGCAAAACAGCACATTCGTCAGCACCAGAGGATGGTGTTGACGCTATAGGTATCGCAGCCCAAATTATATCAACGTTGAATACTATAGTTGCAAAGAACATCAATCCACTTGAATCCTCCACGCTCAATGTGGGGAAAATTGTCGGTGGTACGGCACCTAATATCATCGCGGGAGAAGTCAAAATGGAGTTGATGATGAGGAATAAAACCCAGAAAGCAAGAGATATTTTTGCCGAAAGAATTGAAACAATATGCAGAGAAACGGCTTCGATGATGGGCGGTGAATGCGAGATCAAGAGAAGATATGGATACGATTCGGTATACAATGATGAAGGGCTAACAGGCTTTGTCGTTGATACAATTATGTCCAATGCTGATGAGCTGTATAAAAACCTTGATATATCAGAAACAAACGTCAATGAATTGATCCTTGCAGGGAATCAGTTTTCGATGAAAAGTGAAGATTTTGGATTCTATTCACAAAATACACCCTCGACAATGATTTGGGTTGGAGTTGGTGAAGGGCCTGTAATGCATAATTCAAGGTTCCATGTCGACAGCGAGAATATTATTTTTATAACCAAGCTGATGACGATAGTCGCGTTGGAGTACCTGAGGACACCTCTGAAAAATCTCATAATGGCAGAGTAG
- a CDS encoding cobalamin biosynthesis protein CbiM (catalyzes the ATP-dependent transport of cobalt) produces the protein MHISEGVLSAPVLVAGAALAAGFTAQGLRSIKADDVPATGVVSAGIFVASLIHFSIGPSSVHMLLNGVSGVILGWAIFPACVVALFLQAVLFQFGGLMVLGVNAMDMAFPGLLFGLLFRWFFVPRGKKALYVGAFVCSAASVILTAVMTAGVMIFTGENFIVAAKLIVWAHLPVAAIEGFVGSLVIGYLAKTKPEMIGRKQGDLL, from the coding sequence ATGCACATATCTGAAGGGGTGCTCTCAGCACCGGTTCTTGTGGCCGGGGCAGCTTTGGCCGCAGGTTTCACCGCTCAGGGCCTTCGATCGATTAAGGCCGACGATGTTCCAGCTACTGGAGTCGTCTCAGCGGGGATTTTCGTGGCGTCCTTGATCCATTTTTCGATTGGCCCGTCCAGCGTTCACATGCTTCTCAACGGGGTGTCTGGGGTCATTCTCGGCTGGGCTATATTCCCGGCCTGTGTCGTTGCGCTCTTCCTCCAGGCAGTTCTCTTTCAATTTGGGGGACTGATGGTTTTAGGGGTTAACGCCATGGACATGGCCTTCCCGGGGCTGCTTTTCGGCCTTTTGTTTCGATGGTTTTTCGTTCCCCGAGGTAAAAAAGCTCTGTACGTTGGGGCTTTCGTCTGTAGCGCAGCCTCGGTTATCCTCACGGCGGTCATGACCGCCGGTGTTATGATCTTTACCGGGGAGAATTTTATCGTTGCGGCCAAGCTCATCGTATGGGCTCACCTGCCTGTGGCTGCCATCGAAGGTTTTGTTGGCTCGCTGGTGATTGGTTATCTGGCAAAAACAAAGCCAGAGATGATCGGAAGAAAGCAAGGTGACCTTCTGTGA
- a CDS encoding ABC transporter, translating to MACLMLEEVGFWYVSQERAVLHDLFLSISDREIVALLGPSGCGKSTLLRLVAGLERNQAGRICIGDEVVASETVFVEPEHRQVGMVFQDYALFPHMTVRKNVAFGLHGQKEVERRRRVRETLELCHMDGHEDAYPHELSGGQQQRVAIARALAPSPRILLLDEPFSNLDAHLKARIRQDLRSILSDAKTTALLVTHDQEDARLFADRTVDFSHLS from the coding sequence ATGGCCTGTCTCATGTTGGAGGAGGTTGGATTTTGGTATGTCTCTCAGGAGCGTGCCGTCCTTCACGACCTGTTTCTCTCTATTTCGGATCGGGAGATTGTGGCGCTTTTGGGGCCCAGCGGTTGTGGAAAAAGCACGCTTCTTCGGTTGGTGGCGGGATTGGAGCGAAATCAGGCAGGGAGGATCTGCATCGGCGATGAAGTCGTAGCCTCCGAGACTGTTTTTGTCGAGCCTGAGCACCGCCAGGTCGGCATGGTCTTTCAGGACTACGCCTTGTTTCCTCATATGACAGTCCGTAAAAACGTGGCCTTCGGTCTTCATGGACAGAAAGAAGTCGAACGTCGTCGGCGGGTTCGAGAAACCCTGGAGCTCTGCCATATGGACGGTCATGAGGACGCCTACCCTCACGAGCTCAGCGGCGGTCAGCAACAGCGGGTGGCTATCGCTCGTGCCTTGGCCCCATCGCCTCGCATTCTTCTTTTGGATGAGCCCTTCTCGAATCTCGATGCTCATCTAAAAGCCCGGATACGTCAGGATCTTCGATCCATCCTGAGCGATGCCAAAACGACGGCTCTTTTGGTAACACACGATCAGGAAGATGCCCGCCTCTTCGCTGATCGAACTGTGGATTTTTCTCATCTCTCCTGA